AAAATAGCCTGTTTAGAAGAGATTGCTTATTGGATGGGGAACATCTCGAAAGTTCAATTAGCAGAAACTTTTCAAAATTATGGTAAAAGTACTTATGCTGAATACTTAAGGAAAATTGCAAAATGATTTCTAGCGTTAGTGATTGCAAGATAATAGAACTACCTAGAATACAGGATCATAGGGGAAATCTTAGTTTCGTTGAAAGTTCTGAGCATGTCCCTTTTGATATAAAGAGAGTTTATTATCTCTATGATGTTCCGGGAGGAAGTGAAAGAGGTGGTCATGCTCATAAACATTTACAGCAATTGATAATTGCAATGAGTGGATCATTCGATGTTATAGTTGATGATGGCAATGAAAAAAAGGTATTTCATTTGAATCGATCTTATTATGGGCTTCTAATGCCAATTATGATTTGGAGGGAATTAAATAATTTTTCATCAGGGGCAGTTTGTATGGTTCTCGCTTCTGAAAAATATGAAGAAGGCGATTATATTAGAGATTATGAAATTTTTAAGAGTTTAAAATGAGTGTGTATATACATCCAACTTCTGAAGTAGCAAGTAATAAAATTGGAGATAATACTTCTATTTGGCAATATTGTGTTGTTTTAGAAGGGGCTAAAATTGGTAATAATTGTAATATTAATTTCAATGTTTTCATTGAAAATGATGTTGTAATTGGAAATAATGTTACGATTAAATCAGGAGTTCAAATTTGGGATGGAATTACAATAGGAAGTAATGTTTTTATTGGACCAAACGTCACATTTACGAACGATCTTTTACCCAGATCTAAGGTTTATCCAGTTCATTTTCTTAAAACGAAGATTTGTGATTATGCATCGATTGGAGCAAATTCTACAATTCTTGGGGGGGTTACTATAGGAAGATTCTCTTTGATTGGAGCAGGTTCAGTTGTAACAAAAAATGTTAAGAGAAATACACTGGTGTACGGAAATCCTGCTGAATTTAAAGGTTATGTATGTGAATGCGGTAATAAATTGGATGATTGTTACAGGTGTCTAAAATGTAATAAAAATTTTGTTTTAACAAATGGAGAAATTCAAAGTAATGATTAAATTTTTAGATTTGCAAGCTCTTAATTTGAGATATTTGAATGAATTTGAGGCGGTCTTTAGAAAAGCTCTTAACTCAGGTTGGTATATCTTAGGTAAAGAAGTTGAAACTTTCGAAAATGAGTTTGCTGCTTATTGCGGAGTAAAGCACTGTATAGGTGTTGGAAACGGTCTTGATGCTCTTCATCTAATTTTACGGGCTTTAGATATAGGTGAAGGTGATGAGGTTATTGTACCTTCAAATACTTATATTGCAACTTGGCTTGCAGTTTCCTATTCTGGTGCCACCCCTGTTCCAGTTGAGCCTGATATATTAACTTATAATATTAATCCTAAACTTATCAAAGAAAAGATTACAAATAAAACAAAAGCTATCATTCCAGTACATTTGTATGGACAGGTTTGTGATATGGATCCAATAAATGAGATTGCTAAGAAATATAATCTAAAAGTAATCGAGGATTCAGCTCAAGCACATGGAGCGATTTATAAAGGGAAAAGAACAGGGAATTTGGGAGATGCATCAGGATTTAGCTTTTACCCTGGTAAAAATTTAGGTGCCCTAGGAGATGCAGGTGCTATAACTACAAACGACGATATTCTAGCAAACAAAATTAGAATGCTTCGTAATTATGGTTCTGAAAAAAAGTATGTTCATGAGTTTAAGGGGTATAATAGCAGACTTGATGAACTACAAGCAGCCTTTTTAAGAATCAAGTTAAGATACCTTGACGAAGATAATCACAAAAGAAGAGAAATTGCTCAGTACTATTGTAATAATATAAATAATCCTGAGATTATTCTCCCTGGTATTCATAGTTCATCATTAGACATTAACAATTTTCTTGGTCATGTTTGGCATTTATTTGTTATTAGACACCCCCAAAGAGATAAAATTCAAAAATATCTACTGGATAATCAAATTCAAACTCTGATTCACTATCCGAGACCTCCGCATAAGCAAATAGCATACAAAGAGCTCGGTGATCTGAATTTACCAATCACAGAGAAGATTCATGAAGAAGTATTGAGTATCCCGATTAGTCAGGTTTTCGATTTAATTAATTCTAAAAGAATTGTGGAAATTTTAAATCATGGATTTTGA
This portion of the Candidatus Delongbacteria bacterium genome encodes:
- a CDS encoding WxcM-like domain-containing protein, translating into MISSVSDCKIIELPRIQDHRGNLSFVESSEHVPFDIKRVYYLYDVPGGSERGGHAHKHLQQLIIAMSGSFDVIVDDGNEKKVFHLNRSYYGLLMPIMIWRELNNFSSGAVCMVLASEKYEEGDYIRDYEIFKSLK
- a CDS encoding N-acetyltransferase, translated to MSVYIHPTSEVASNKIGDNTSIWQYCVVLEGAKIGNNCNINFNVFIENDVVIGNNVTIKSGVQIWDGITIGSNVFIGPNVTFTNDLLPRSKVYPVHFLKTKICDYASIGANSTILGGVTIGRFSLIGAGSVVTKNVKRNTLVYGNPAEFKGYVCECGNKLDDCYRCLKCNKNFVLTNGEIQSND
- a CDS encoding DegT/DnrJ/EryC1/StrS family aminotransferase produces the protein MIKFLDLQALNLRYLNEFEAVFRKALNSGWYILGKEVETFENEFAAYCGVKHCIGVGNGLDALHLILRALDIGEGDEVIVPSNTYIATWLAVSYSGATPVPVEPDILTYNINPKLIKEKITNKTKAIIPVHLYGQVCDMDPINEIAKKYNLKVIEDSAQAHGAIYKGKRTGNLGDASGFSFYPGKNLGALGDAGAITTNDDILANKIRMLRNYGSEKKYVHEFKGYNSRLDELQAAFLRIKLRYLDEDNHKRREIAQYYCNNINNPEIILPGIHSSSLDINNFLGHVWHLFVIRHPQRDKIQKYLLDNQIQTLIHYPRPPHKQIAYKELGDLNLPITEKIHEEVLSIPISQVFDLINSKRIVEILNHGF